One Nicotiana sylvestris chromosome 12, ASM39365v2, whole genome shotgun sequence genomic window carries:
- the LOC138883291 gene encoding uncharacterized protein, translating to MVVSLRNGRDLDKEQEVAQASKETTPATPIPLEVDEPLTLTEVVVEQGQDEKGKAKVDEEIPIILGRPFSATGRALIDCETGELKMRLNDEEVIFNVQQSMRRSSEYANCSLVEAMDVILEPQLESLELEKKGYTSSKAISRGTTQAGAEAAPSSPQVEQLLQVLQESKTAIGWTMADIKGISPAFCMHKILLEEGHKPSREHQRRLNPNMKEVIKKEVIKWLDAGIIFPISDSNWVSPVQCVSKKGGMTVVQNDNNELISTRTVTGWWICMDYRKLNTTTRNDHFPLPFIDQMLDRITHYTNSFKKRLVTAPIIVAPNWEQPFELMCDASDYAIGAVLGQQKDKLMHPIYYASRTLSGAQLNYTVTEKEMLVVVFAFDKFRSYLIGSKVIVYTDHATIRYLIEKKESKSRLIHWVLLLQEFDLEIRDRKGTENQVADHLSRLEGAKRKVEVDDITETFPDEQLLAMTMEEAPWYVDIANYLASGIACHASPYGGHFGGIRIAAKVLESGLYWPTLFKDAHAWVKSCDECQRTGNIYRRHEMLMTTIQEVEIFDM from the exons ATGGTAGTAAGTCTCcggaatgggagagatttagacaaAGAGCAGGAGGTTGCACAAGCCAGCAAAGAGACTACGCCAGCCACTCCAATTCCACTAGAGGTAGATGAACCATTAACTCTGACTGAAGTGGTGGTTGAACAGGGTCAAGATGAAAAGGGTAAGGCTAAG GTAGATGAGGAGATACCTATCATTTTAGGTAGGCCATTTTCGGCCACTGGGAGAGCACTGATCGATTGTGAGactggggaattaaaaatgagactgaatgatgaagaagtcatattcaatGTTCAGCAATCTATGAGGAGATCCAGTGAATATGCTAATTGCTCTCTAGTAGAGGCAATGGATGTGATCCT GGAACCTCAGCTCGAGTCCCTTGAGTTAGAAAAAAAGGGCTACACCTCCAGCAAAGCCATTAGTAGAGGAACCACCCAAGCTGGAGCTGAAGCCGCTCCCAGCTCACCTCAG gtagaacagcTCTTACAGGTACTGCAAGAAAGTAAGACTGCCATTggttggaccatggcagacataaagggtattagcccagccttctgtatgcacaagattctcttggaagaagggcacaaaccttccagagaacatcAACGAAGGCTGAACCCAAACATGAAAGAGGTAATAAAgaaggaagtgatcaaatggttagatgcgggaatcatcttccccatctctgatagtaATTGGGTTAGCCCTGTCCAATGTGTGTCGAAAAAGGGGGGAATGACTGTTGTgcaaaatgataacaatgagttgatctcaactcgTACAGTCACGGGATGGTGGATTTGCATGGATTACCGAAAATTGAACACAACCACCCGGAATGACCATTTCCCCTTGcctttcattgaccaaatgttggacag GATCACCCATTATACAAACTCCTTTAAGAAGCGATTAGTGACTGCACCAatcattgttgcacccaactgggagcagccatttgagctcatgtgcgacgcaaGTGACTATGccataggagcagtcttggggCAGCAAAAGGATAAACTGATGCACCCGATTTACTATGCAAGCAGAACGCTAAGCGGTGCACAACTCAATTACACCGTGACGGAAAAGGAAATGTTGGTTGTTGTTTTTGCATTCGACAAATTTAGGTCATACTTGATTGGCTCGAAAGTTATTGTTTACACTGACCATGCAACAATTAGGTACCTGATagaaaagaaggagtcaaagTCACGCTTGATTCACTGGGTTCTTCTGTTACAAGAATTCGATCTGGAAATACGTGACCGAAAAGggacagagaaccaagtagctgaccacCTCTCAAGGTTGGAAGGAGCTAAAAGGAAGGTAGAGGTTGATGATATAACAGAGACATTCCCGGATGAACAGTTGCTGGCAATGACAATGGAGGAGGCACCATGGTATGTtgatattgctaattatttagcaagtggtatt gcttgccatgcttcaccatatggtggacactttggaggaattCGGATAGCAGCTAAGGTGTTGGAGTCAGGCTTGTACTGGCCTACTCTGTTCAAGGATGCCCATGCTTGGGTTAAAAGCTGCGATGAATGCCAAAGAACTGGCAACATATATCGTAGACACGAGATGCTAATGAccacaattcaagaggtggagatTTTTGACATGTGA
- the LOC104249965 gene encoding ras-related protein RABA4d-like — protein sequence MSNLYGDYNQKIDYVFKIVLIGDSAVGKSQLLARFARNEFSLDSKATIGVEFQTKTLLVDNRTVKAQIWDTAGQERYRAVTSAYYRGAVGAMLVYDLTKRQSFDHMARWLEELRGHADKNIVIMIIGNKCDLGSLRAVPVEDAQEFAERENLFFMETSALQSTNVESAFMTILTEIYRIISKNTLTANPGADYGKSQSLKGTRIIVPGQESDTGGKSGGCCMSS from the exons ATGTCGAATTTGTATGGAGATTATAATCAAAAGATTGATTATGTTTTCAAGATTGTTTTAATTGGAGATTCTGCAGTTGGAAAATCCcagcttttggctagatttgcaAGGAATGAATTTAGCTTAGATTCAAAGGCTACAATTGGGGTTGAATTCCAGACAAAGACTCTGCTTGTAGATAACAGGACCGTCAAGGCACAGATTTGGGACACTGCAGGACAAGAAAG GTATAGAGCAGTAACAAGTGCATACTATAGAGGTGCAGTTGGCGCAATGCTAGTCTACGACTTAACGAAACGTCAATCATTCGACCATATGGCTAGATGGCTGGAGGAATTAAGAGGTCATGCAGACAAGAACATAGTTATAATGATCATTGGTAACAAATGTGATCTTGGGAGTCTTCGAGCTGTACCAGTTGAAGATGCTCAAGAATTTGCAGAAAGGGAGAATCTATTCTTTATGGAAACATCAGCCCTTCAATCCACAAACGTCGAGAGTGCATTTATGACAATTTTAACAGAAATTTATCGAATCATTAGTAAGAACACGCTCACTGCAAATCCAGGTGCAGATTACGGGAAGTCACAATCGTTAAAGGGCACCAGGATCATTGTTCCTGGACAGGAATCGGATACTGGTGGGAAAAGTGGTGGCTGCTGCATGTCCTCATGA